Proteins encoded together in one Pseudomonadota bacterium window:
- a CDS encoding PIN domain-containing protein: MTVRAAPAIPKLLIDTNVVLDVILERKPWVEDATALLDAIAKGRAEGHIAGHTVTTVYYIVERERNRSVAPPAINDLLQLLNGVPLGSADFQRALGLGLRDYEDGVQAAAGLQVGVDYRVTRNAKDFKGAPVMPRSPEEILGLLGSRQTP, translated from the coding sequence GTGACGGTCCGTGCTGCGCCGGCTATCCCCAAACTTCTCATCGACACGAACGTCGTGCTCGACGTAATACTCGAGCGAAAGCCATGGGTAGAAGACGCGACGGCACTCCTCGACGCCATCGCGAAAGGCCGTGCCGAGGGCCACATCGCAGGCCACACCGTCACGACTGTCTACTACATCGTGGAGCGGGAACGAAATCGCTCCGTAGCGCCGCCCGCCATTAATGACCTCTTGCAGTTGCTGAACGGGGTGCCGCTCGGCAGCGCCGACTTCCAGCGCGCTCTTGGCCTCGGTCTTCGGGATTACGAAGACGGTGTCCAGGCCGCTGCCGGCCTTCAGGTCGGGGTCGACTACCGGGTGACGCGCAACGCGAAGGACTTCAAGGGTGCGCCGGTGATGCCACGCTCGCCGGAAGAGATCCTGGGACTCTTAGGCTCCCGGCAGACGCCCTAG